One segment of Zonotrichia albicollis isolate bZonAlb1 chromosome 4, bZonAlb1.hap1, whole genome shotgun sequence DNA contains the following:
- the PACSIN2 gene encoding protein kinase C and casein kinase substrate in neurons protein 2 isoform X1, which translates to MSGSYDDSVGVEVSSDSFWEVGNYKRTVKRIDDGHRLCNDLMNCIHERARIEKVYAQQLTEWAKRWKQLVEKGPQYGTVERAWCAFMSEAEKVSELHLEVKGSLMNEDFEKIKNWQKEAFHKQMMGGFKETKEAEDGFRKAQKPWAKKLKEVEAAKKAYHAACKEEKLAISRETNSKADPALNPEQLKKLQDKVERSKQDVLKTKEKYEKSLKELDNATPQYMENMEQVFEQCQQFEEKRLRFFREVLLEVQKHLDLSNVASYKNIYRELEQNIKTADAVEDLRWFRANQGPGMSMNWPQFEEWSADLNRTLSRREKKKASDGVTLTGISQTGEQVSQPNKHSSSLSVQSNTVQSVQSSYNPFEDEEDTGSTVSEKEDNKIKNVSSYEKNQSYPTDWSDEESNNPFSSTDANGDTNPFDEDTPPAMEVRVRALYDYEGQEQDELSFKAGDELTKIENEDEQGWCKGRLDNGQVGLYPANYVEPIQ; encoded by the exons ATGTCTGGCTCATACGATGATTCCGTTGGAGTAGAAGTTTCTAGTGATAGCTTCTGGGAG GTTGGGAATTACAAGAGGACAGTGAAACGAATTGATGATGGCCACAGACTTTGCAATGACCTCATGAACTGCATTCATGAACGGGCACGGATAGAGAAGGTCTATGCTCAGCAGCTCACAGAATGGGCTAAAAGGTGGAAGCAACTTGTGGAGAAAG GCCCACAGTATGGAACAGTAGAAAGGGCTTGGTGTGCTTTTATGTCAGAAGCTGAAAAAGTGAGTGAACTACATCTAGAAGTAAAAGGTTCACTGATGAATGAAGATTTTGAAAAAATCAAGAACTGGCAGAAGGAAGCCTTTCATAAGCAAATGATGGGAGGATTTAAGGAAACCAAAGAAGCAGAAGATGGATTTAGGAAAGCTCAGAAACCCTGGGCAAAAAAGCTGAAAGAG GTGGAAGCTGCAAAGAAAGCTTACCATGCTGCCTGCAAGGAGGAGAAACTGGCTATATCCagagaaacaaacagcaaagctgATCCAGCACTGAATCCTGAACAACTCAAGAAATTACAAGACAAAGTGGAGAGAAGCAAACAAGATGTACTAAAG ACAAAAGAGAAGTATGAAAAGTCTCTGAAAGAATTAGATAATGCCACTCCTCAGTATATGGAGAACATGGAGCAGGTAtttgagcagtgccagcagtttGAGGAAAAGCGGTTGCGTTTCTTCCGAGAAGTGTTACTGGAAGTCCAGAAACACCTTGACTTGTCCAACGTTGCAAG TTACAAAAATATCTACCGTGAGCTGGAACAGAATATCAAAACAGCAGATGCTGTTGAAGACTTGCGGTGGTTCAGAGCTAATCAAGGTCCAGGGATGTCAATGAATTGGCCTCAGTTTGAG GAGTGGTCTGCAGACCTGAATCGCACTCTcagcagaagagaaaagaagaaggCTTCTGATGGAGTGACTCTGACTGGCATCAGTCAGACAGGAGAACAAGTTTCACAGCCTAACAAACATAGCAG CAGTCTTAGTGTCCAGAGTAACACAGTGCAGTCAGTACAATCAAGTTACAATCCCTTTGAAGATGAAGAAGATACTGGGAGTACTGTCAGTGAAAAGGAGGACAATAAGATCAAAAA TGTTAGCAGCTATGAGAAAAACCAAAGCTACCCTACAGATTGGTCTGACGAAGAGTCCAACAACCCCTTCTCCTCCACTGATGCAAATGGAGACACCAATCCCTTTGATGAAGACACCCCTCCTGCCATGGAGGTGAGAGTACGTGCACTCTATGACTATGAGGGCCAGGAGCAGGATGAGCTCAGCTTCAAGGCTG gGGATGAGTTGACCAAAATAGAGAATGAGGATGAGCAGGGCTGGTGCAAAGGACGCCTGGACAATGGACAAGTTGGTTTATACCCAGCAAACTATGTGGAACCAATCCAGTGA
- the PACSIN2 gene encoding protein kinase C and casein kinase substrate in neurons protein 2 isoform X2, whose product MSGSYDDSVGVEVSSDSFWEVGNYKRTVKRIDDGHRLCNDLMNCIHERARIEKVYAQQLTEWAKRWKQLVEKGPQYGTVERAWCAFMSEAEKVSELHLEVKGSLMNEDFEKIKNWQKEAFHKQMMGGFKETKEAEDGFRKAQKPWAKKLKEVEAAKKAYHAACKEEKLAISRETNSKADPALNPEQLKKLQDKVERSKQDVLKTKEKYEKSLKELDNATPQYMENMEQVFEQCQQFEEKRLRFFREVLLEVQKHLDLSNVASYKNIYRELEQNIKTADAVEDLRWFRANQGPGMSMNWPQFEEWSADLNRTLSRREKKKASDGVTLTGISQTGEQVSQPNKHSSLSVQSNTVQSVQSSYNPFEDEEDTGSTVSEKEDNKIKNVSSYEKNQSYPTDWSDEESNNPFSSTDANGDTNPFDEDTPPAMEVRVRALYDYEGQEQDELSFKAGDELTKIENEDEQGWCKGRLDNGQVGLYPANYVEPIQ is encoded by the exons ATGTCTGGCTCATACGATGATTCCGTTGGAGTAGAAGTTTCTAGTGATAGCTTCTGGGAG GTTGGGAATTACAAGAGGACAGTGAAACGAATTGATGATGGCCACAGACTTTGCAATGACCTCATGAACTGCATTCATGAACGGGCACGGATAGAGAAGGTCTATGCTCAGCAGCTCACAGAATGGGCTAAAAGGTGGAAGCAACTTGTGGAGAAAG GCCCACAGTATGGAACAGTAGAAAGGGCTTGGTGTGCTTTTATGTCAGAAGCTGAAAAAGTGAGTGAACTACATCTAGAAGTAAAAGGTTCACTGATGAATGAAGATTTTGAAAAAATCAAGAACTGGCAGAAGGAAGCCTTTCATAAGCAAATGATGGGAGGATTTAAGGAAACCAAAGAAGCAGAAGATGGATTTAGGAAAGCTCAGAAACCCTGGGCAAAAAAGCTGAAAGAG GTGGAAGCTGCAAAGAAAGCTTACCATGCTGCCTGCAAGGAGGAGAAACTGGCTATATCCagagaaacaaacagcaaagctgATCCAGCACTGAATCCTGAACAACTCAAGAAATTACAAGACAAAGTGGAGAGAAGCAAACAAGATGTACTAAAG ACAAAAGAGAAGTATGAAAAGTCTCTGAAAGAATTAGATAATGCCACTCCTCAGTATATGGAGAACATGGAGCAGGTAtttgagcagtgccagcagtttGAGGAAAAGCGGTTGCGTTTCTTCCGAGAAGTGTTACTGGAAGTCCAGAAACACCTTGACTTGTCCAACGTTGCAAG TTACAAAAATATCTACCGTGAGCTGGAACAGAATATCAAAACAGCAGATGCTGTTGAAGACTTGCGGTGGTTCAGAGCTAATCAAGGTCCAGGGATGTCAATGAATTGGCCTCAGTTTGAG GAGTGGTCTGCAGACCTGAATCGCACTCTcagcagaagagaaaagaagaaggCTTCTGATGGAGTGACTCTGACTGGCATCAGTCAGACAGGAGAACAAGTTTCACAGCCTAACAAACATAGCAG TCTTAGTGTCCAGAGTAACACAGTGCAGTCAGTACAATCAAGTTACAATCCCTTTGAAGATGAAGAAGATACTGGGAGTACTGTCAGTGAAAAGGAGGACAATAAGATCAAAAA TGTTAGCAGCTATGAGAAAAACCAAAGCTACCCTACAGATTGGTCTGACGAAGAGTCCAACAACCCCTTCTCCTCCACTGATGCAAATGGAGACACCAATCCCTTTGATGAAGACACCCCTCCTGCCATGGAGGTGAGAGTACGTGCACTCTATGACTATGAGGGCCAGGAGCAGGATGAGCTCAGCTTCAAGGCTG gGGATGAGTTGACCAAAATAGAGAATGAGGATGAGCAGGGCTGGTGCAAAGGACGCCTGGACAATGGACAAGTTGGTTTATACCCAGCAAACTATGTGGAACCAATCCAGTGA
- the PACSIN2 gene encoding protein kinase C and casein kinase substrate in neurons protein 2 isoform X3, translating to MSGSYDDSVGVEVSSDSFWEVGNYKRTVKRIDDGHRLCNDLMNCIHERARIEKVYAQQLTEWAKRWKQLVEKGPQYGTVERAWCAFMSEAEKVSELHLEVKGSLMNEDFEKIKNWQKEAFHKQMMGGFKETKEAEDGFRKAQKPWAKKLKEVEAAKKAYHAACKEEKLAISRETNSKADPALNPEQLKKLQDKVERSKQDVLKTKEKYEKSLKELDNATPQYMENMEQVFEQCQQFEEKRLRFFREVLLEVQKHLDLSNVASYKNIYRELEQNIKTADAVEDLRWFRANQGPGMSMNWPQFEEWSADLNRTLSRREKKKASDGVTLTGISQTGEQVSQPNKHSSVSSYEKNQSYPTDWSDEESNNPFSSTDANGDTNPFDEDTPPAMEVRVRALYDYEGQEQDELSFKAGDELTKIENEDEQGWCKGRLDNGQVGLYPANYVEPIQ from the exons ATGTCTGGCTCATACGATGATTCCGTTGGAGTAGAAGTTTCTAGTGATAGCTTCTGGGAG GTTGGGAATTACAAGAGGACAGTGAAACGAATTGATGATGGCCACAGACTTTGCAATGACCTCATGAACTGCATTCATGAACGGGCACGGATAGAGAAGGTCTATGCTCAGCAGCTCACAGAATGGGCTAAAAGGTGGAAGCAACTTGTGGAGAAAG GCCCACAGTATGGAACAGTAGAAAGGGCTTGGTGTGCTTTTATGTCAGAAGCTGAAAAAGTGAGTGAACTACATCTAGAAGTAAAAGGTTCACTGATGAATGAAGATTTTGAAAAAATCAAGAACTGGCAGAAGGAAGCCTTTCATAAGCAAATGATGGGAGGATTTAAGGAAACCAAAGAAGCAGAAGATGGATTTAGGAAAGCTCAGAAACCCTGGGCAAAAAAGCTGAAAGAG GTGGAAGCTGCAAAGAAAGCTTACCATGCTGCCTGCAAGGAGGAGAAACTGGCTATATCCagagaaacaaacagcaaagctgATCCAGCACTGAATCCTGAACAACTCAAGAAATTACAAGACAAAGTGGAGAGAAGCAAACAAGATGTACTAAAG ACAAAAGAGAAGTATGAAAAGTCTCTGAAAGAATTAGATAATGCCACTCCTCAGTATATGGAGAACATGGAGCAGGTAtttgagcagtgccagcagtttGAGGAAAAGCGGTTGCGTTTCTTCCGAGAAGTGTTACTGGAAGTCCAGAAACACCTTGACTTGTCCAACGTTGCAAG TTACAAAAATATCTACCGTGAGCTGGAACAGAATATCAAAACAGCAGATGCTGTTGAAGACTTGCGGTGGTTCAGAGCTAATCAAGGTCCAGGGATGTCAATGAATTGGCCTCAGTTTGAG GAGTGGTCTGCAGACCTGAATCGCACTCTcagcagaagagaaaagaagaaggCTTCTGATGGAGTGACTCTGACTGGCATCAGTCAGACAGGAGAACAAGTTTCACAGCCTAACAAACATAGCAG TGTTAGCAGCTATGAGAAAAACCAAAGCTACCCTACAGATTGGTCTGACGAAGAGTCCAACAACCCCTTCTCCTCCACTGATGCAAATGGAGACACCAATCCCTTTGATGAAGACACCCCTCCTGCCATGGAGGTGAGAGTACGTGCACTCTATGACTATGAGGGCCAGGAGCAGGATGAGCTCAGCTTCAAGGCTG gGGATGAGTTGACCAAAATAGAGAATGAGGATGAGCAGGGCTGGTGCAAAGGACGCCTGGACAATGGACAAGTTGGTTTATACCCAGCAAACTATGTGGAACCAATCCAGTGA